Part of the Cystobacter ferrugineus genome, ACACGATCGCCGACGACATCGTGCGCGCCATCCAGCCGCGCAAGCTCACGGTCGAGGGGGACTTCTTCGTGCGCGGCGGCATCGGCACGGTGATCACCGTCACCCACGAGAAGCCGGCGCGCGGCGCGAAGAAGAGCGCCCCGGCGCGCCGCAAGTAGGCCCCGTCAGTCGGTCCGCATCTTCGCTTCCAGCTCCTTCGCGCGCGCGTCCGCCTCCGATTCGATGCGGCTGGCGGCGCCGCGCACGTTGTCGAGCTGCCGCTTGGGCGCGCTACTACCGGAGGCGGAGGAATCCACCGCCGCCGTGCGCTGAAGGGCGTACCACGCACCGCCCCCGAGCAGGGCGAGACCAAGAACCGCGGTGAGAACCTTTCCCATGGAGCCGCTCCGGATGCGTCAGCGGACGGAGAGCCGCTGCACGAGGTCCATCCAATAGGATTGGGTGGACAGCAGTCCAGCCCCCACGCCCCCGGCGGCGATGGCGAAGGCGGCGAGCCAGCGCTTCCACGGCCGCACGGGTGCCGACTCCCGGGCGAGGTTGCCCGCCACGCCCAGCTCCTCCAGGGTGAGGTGGGCCAGCGCCTCGCTCTCGGTGAGCTTCTCGCGGTGGCGCAGGAAGCCCACGAGGAAGGCCTCGCACGACATGCCCAGGCGGGGCGACAGGAAGGCTTCCAGATCGCGGCGCATGGCGGCGGCGTTGGGGTAGCGCTCCTCGGGCTTCACGCGCAGGGCCCGGTGGACGATGTCCGCCAGGGCCTTGGGCACCTGGGGCGCCACCTTGTGCAGCGGCTTGCAGGCCCCCTCGCGGATGCGGGCGAACACCTCGCCCGCGTTGCGGCCCAGGAAGGGGCGCTGCCCGGCGAGCGACTCGTACATCAGAACCCCGAGGGAGAACAGGTCCGTGCGTCCGTCGATGGGCGCCCCCGTCACCTGCTCGGGGGACATGTACGAGGGCGTTCCCACCGCCATGCCCTGCGCGGTGAGCGCCTCCAGGCCCACGTCCTTGGCCACGCCGAAGTCCATCAGCTTCACGTCCCCGGCCTTGGTGAGCATCACGTTGGCGGGCTTCAGATCGCGGTGGATGATGCGGCGGAAGTGGGCGTGCTCCAGCGCGTCGGCGATGCGCGC contains:
- a CDS encoding serine/threonine-protein kinase, with protein sequence MLGELGRGGMAQVYRGLHEMLQREVAIKEMLADPLRDKESVSRFRREALALAAFRHQNIVTLYDLVEKNDVLFMVMEYVDGPTLHELIKEGPLPPEVGAAVAARIADALEHAHFRRIIHRDLKPANVMLTKAGDVKLMDFGVAKDVGLEALTAQGMAVGTPSYMSPEQVTGAPIDGRTDLFSLGVLMYESLAGQRPFLGRNAGEVFARIREGACKPLHKVAPQVPKALADIVHRALRVKPEERYPNAAAMRRDLEAFLSPRLGMSCEAFLVGFLRHREKLTESEALAHLTLEELGVAGNLARESAPVRPWKRWLAAFAIAAGGVGAGLLSTQSYWMDLVQRLSVR